The genomic window CGGTTGGGAAGCTATCCACCCGGATGGGCACTTTCTGTCCGAGTCGGACCTGTCCGAGGCGGGATTCTGGGAGATAAGCTCGGACCCAGAGGCTGGTGGTATCGAGCAGTGAGACGGCGGGTGCGTTGATGGCGACCAGATCGCCGGGATGGAGATCGATGGCCTCGACCGAGCAATCGCAGGGTGCGATGACCACGAGTTCCTTGAATCGCACTTGGATCGCCGCCACTCTGGCTTGGGCGGCCATGACCTGGGCGGCGGCCTTGGCGAGGTCTTCGGTCCGGAATCCGGCCTCCAGGAGTTTCATGGCCTGCTCGGCCTCGGCCAAAGCGGCCTTGGCCTCGGCCAGATCCTCCTTTCGGGAGCCTTCCTCGAGGAGGGCGAGCTTGAGTTGGGCTGCGGCGGTATCCGCCTTTGCCGCCTTGAGCTGGCGGATGGCCAGGTCGAGTTCGATTTTGGGTGCGGTGCCCTGTTTACGGAGTGATTCGACGCGTTCGTGCTCTGATTCGGCCAGTTCGAGGCCGGCCTTGGCCCGGTTGAGTTCTTCCCGGGCGATCTCGATCTCCCGAGGGCGGGGGCCGGCCAGCAGTTTCTCGTGGATCGCGTTCATCCGGTTGAATTTGGCCCGAGCCTGTTCGATCTCCTGGGGGCGATTGCCGG from Phycisphaerae bacterium includes these protein-coding regions:
- a CDS encoding efflux RND transporter periplasmic adaptor subunit, which produces MRKVLGLAVLAGLGVLGWLYWQQHKPQALVVSGFVEADLIRVGSRVGGRVAEVSVVEGQQVKAGTPLFRIDPFDLQEQLKQAEAELAASQADHARLKAGNRPQEIEQARAKFNRMNAIHEKLLAGPRPREIEIAREELNRAKAGLELAESEHERVESLRKQGTAPKIELDLAIRQLKAAKADTAAAQLKLALLEEGSRKEDLAEAKAALAEAEQAMKLLEAGFRTEDLAKAAAQVMAAQARVAAIQVRFKELVVIAPCDCSVEAIDLHPGDLVAINAPAVSLLDTTSLWVRAYLPESRLGQVRLGQKVPIRVDSFPTEQFQGRLTFLAQEAEFTPRNVQTPEERSKQVFRIKVYLDQGSDRLRVGMAADVLLGEAANP